The Chrysemys picta bellii isolate R12L10 chromosome 12, ASM1138683v2, whole genome shotgun sequence genome has a segment encoding these proteins:
- the LOC101943172 gene encoding olfactory receptor 5V1-like, giving the protein MKNQTTVTEFILLGLSSDPQMQIFLFSVFLVIYLITLGGNTVIIVVIRADSHLHTPMYFFLFHLSFVEICYSSVMVPNALRNFLAVHKTISVNCCIAQMFFILLSGGAEILILSAMAYDCYIVICDPLRYMERMSKGICVQLVGGAWAISLVHVLLNTVFTFKLHFCGPNQISHFSCELPPLLQLSCTDTLTNQVMLLTSVLIFGSSSFLLTLISYIHIISTILRIRSAEGRHKAFSTCSSHLIVVGLFYLTGFLQYTKSSSVTSVVLDEIFSIQYSVLTPMLNPIIYSLKNKEVKTALGQMLGKLKFLK; this is encoded by the coding sequence atgaaaaatcaaaccacAGTGACTGAATTTATTCTCCTGGGACTTTCCAGTGACCCACAGATGCAGATTTTCCTCTTCTCGgtgtttttagttatttacctAATCACTCTTGGTGGTAATACAGTGATCATTGTGGTGATAAGAGCTGATTCTCACCTTCACACCCCTATGTACTTCTTCCTCTTCCATTTATCCTTTGTTGAAATCTGCTATTCCTCAGTCATGGTGCCTAATGCGCTGAGGAACTTCTTAGCAGTGCACAAAACTATTTCTGTCAATTGCTGCATTGCTCAGatgttcttcatcctcctctcagGTGGTGCTGAAATTCTCATTCTCTCAGCCATGGCTTATGACTGCTACATTGTCATCTGTGACCCATTGCGTTAcatggagagaatgagcaaagggATCTGTGTTCAGCTGGTGGGTGGTGCATGGGCAATAAGTTTAGTCCATGTCCTGCTTAACACTGTTTTTACCTTCAAGTTGCATTTTTGTGGGCCCAATCAAATCAGCCAtttcagctgtgagctccctccTCTGTTACAATTGTCCTGTACTGACACCCTCACCAATCAAGTGATGCTTCTTACTTCTGTTCTGATATTTGGATCAAGCTCCTTCCTCCTTACCCTGATCtcctacattcacatcatctccaccatcctgaggatACGCTCTGCGGAGGGCAGGCATAAAGCGTTCTCCACTTGCAGCTCCCACCTGATTGTGGTTGGGTTATTTTACCTGACAGGTTTTCTCCAGTATACAAAATCCAGTTCAGTCACCTCTGTGGTGCTGGATGAAATATTCTCCATCCAGTACAGCGTCTTGACCCCCATGTTAAACCCTATTATCTACAGCTTGAAAAACAAGGAAGTGAAAACAGCTCTAGGGCAAATGTTGGGGAAATTGAAGTTTCTCAAGTAA
- the LOC101953504 gene encoding olfactory receptor 5A1-like, with the protein MENQTEVTEFIILGLSNDPQMQIFLFLMFLVVYLITLLANMVIMLVIRADPHLHTPMYFFLSHLSFVDICYSSAIVPNMLVHFLAEHKTISVNSCIAQTFFIFLPAVTEVFILSAMAYDRYAAICDPLRYMDTMSKGICVQLVSGAWAIGFIDALINTVFVLKLHFCGPNQISHFSCELPSLLHLSCTETLTNQVVLFTSVVILGSSSFLFTLISYIHIISTILRIHSAEGRNKAFSTCSSHLIVVGLLYLTAFFQYTKPSSVSSVVLDEMFSIQYSILTPMLNPIIYSLKNKEVKTAVGKMLRKFKFLK; encoded by the coding sequence ATGGAAAATCAAACCGAAGTGACTGAATTTATTATCCTGGGACTTTCCAATGATCCACAGATGCAGATTTTCCTTTTCCTGATGTTCTTAGTTGTCTACCTAATCACGCTTTTGGCAAACATGGTGATCATGCTGGTGATAAGGGCTGATCCTCACCTTCACACCCCAATGTACTTCTTCCTGTCTCATTTATCCTTTGTTGATATCTGCTATTCCTCAGCCATTGTCCCTAATATGTTGGTGCATTTCCTAGCAGAACACAAAACTATTTCTGTCAATAGCTGCATTGCACAGACTTTCTTCATTTTTCTGCCGGCTGTTACTGAAGTTTTTATTCTCTCAGCGATGGCTTATGATCGCTATGCTGCCATCTGTGACCCATTGCGTTACATGGACACAATGAGCAAAGGGATCTGTGTTCAGCTGGTGAGTGGTGCATGGGCAATAGGCTTCATAGATGCCCTGATTAATACTGTTTTTGTTCTCAAGTTGCATTTCTGTGGGCCCAATCAAATCAGCCAtttcagctgtgagctccctTCTCTATTACATCTGTCCTGCACTGAGACCCTCACCAATCAAGTGGTGCTTTTTACTTCTGTTGTCATACTTGGATCAAGCTCCTTTCTCTTCACCCTGATCtcctacattcacatcatctccaccatcctgaggatACACTCTGCGGAGGGCAGGAATAAAGCATTCTCCACATGCAGCTCCCACCTTATTGTGGTTGGTTTGTTGTACTTGACAGCTTTTTTCCAGTACACAAAACCCAGCTCGGTCTCCTCTGTGGTGCTGGATGAAATGTTCTCCATCCAGTACAGCATCTTGACCCCCATGTTAAACCCCATTATCTACAGCCTGAAAAACAAGGAAGTGAAAACAGCTGTAGGGAAAATGTTGAGGAAATTCAAATTTCTCAAGTAG